The DNA window TTAACCCTATGATtgtctttaaatatttcaaaatgttaTTCATGGTTggtaaaacattttttatattaaagaaATACCCAACTTTCTGattaaaatatagaaatattaattacattttctgttttatagcgtttagtataaaaaagaaatgtgtgtggttttatatttataaatgtttatcTATAAAAATTATGGTTGCATTTAAAAGGACATTTATAATGTCCTAAGAGGAGTCAAAGTAAGCCATACAATTCGCTGTAGGTTAAAGTGGCTGTCATGGGTGGGAATCGTATAAATATCCACGAGTGTGCTTTAGAGAACCTCATTTTTTGTACCTAAATCAACGAATGAGATGCACGGAAGCAGCCAGCTTACTTTGACCTTGGCTTTGGCCTTCATGCTCATCTGCTTGGGATGCAATCACGCCCTAGCCCAGGACGAACTCTTCCGGTGCAGTGTGCAGTACAAATGCTCGGATGTGAAAGAGTTGGTTTGGGCCATGGCCGACGAACGTTGCCATGTCTTTCACAACAATTGTCTGCTGAAGGTCGAGCAGTGCGCACGAAAAAACAGCGGAAAATCGGAGCTGATTGAAACCACGCGGGAGATCTGCAAACCCAGTTGCACCAAGGATTGTCCGGATATCTTTGACCCAGTGTGTGCGCAAATCTTCCAGGAGGAGTACTTGACTTTTAGTAACGATTGCGAAATGcgaaactatatttgcacaaATGAGAGGCGTAagttaaatgttttaaaaaactACCAAAGGATTGTTTATAGACTGAGTTTTATTCTTATACAGCTTACTCATTTATTTCCGTCGGCGAATGCGTGGAACAGCCAGTTGGTTAGGTCTATATAACAGACTTGGTTATAAGATATAGAAAGATATAAATCTAAAATAATGGCTATGAAACTTACAAATTGTAAAATAACAACTTAAATTAGATTTTGAAGGACATAACACGTACAATTCACTCCCTAAATGCGATTTAacccactttttttttttgaggtgCCTTGACCAAAAACAGGATCTGCAAACCAGCtacagaaaaaataaaataaaatgaatataaaaataaaagcaaagctCAGATGTGTTGCAATCGTGTCTTTAATGCTTAAGCTGGCCAACAACAAGTTGCACAACTTTTACGCAGCCACTTCAAGCCAGCAATTCAAGTTCAATGTTGTCTGGCTTTTCCAGCGACCACGCGCTGCCCACCACTCTCTTCCTGATTGGCCGCGATTGATCGGATTTAATTAAGGaaaattttgcatttgcaatatgcaaaaataaaaaaaaaaaaaactcatttAAGCAGGCAGCCAACAACAAAGAAACTCCGCAGCGCCAATGTCCTCGGGGTCGTTTCGCAATTACGCGACGTCCGAGAGATCTGGTTGCAACATTTTCCTCCGAGTCCCCATCGAATCTGTCCAGGTTGCAGTTCCAGCACACAGATTTGCTTTCATTTGAATTAACTTGGTTGCTTTTCTTTGTACCCTACAAGAGGCACTATTCACTTGCTGGAAAATTAGTAATTTGAATACACTAAGCTGAAGTATGAATAACTCTTTAAAGCTATATAATACAACCTGTATGATATAACTTTCTATTCATTTTATGTAATGATTTTGATCCTATAGTGTAGGCTATCTTTACCTCATTGAGtgttgaaatttaatattaaataaaatcattataatttattatctACAAGGGTGTTTGGTATTTCAGTCCCCCAATAAATGCCTAACCACCTTTTTTGATTTCCTTATTCATTTGGATTTGCATTTCTTGCCGAGTTTCTCACTCTCGAAGTCTCTCATCCACTTTTCACCCAATGgatttgattgttttatgGCCGTTGGCAAATTTACACAATACCATGCCGAATAGTTATCAACTTGTCCAAGGAGCGAACTGCAAGTCAAGTGCCTTTCCACAGGCGGAAGAAATACTCACAATGCAAATTTCCCACAGATGAAACAAGCTCAACGCCTTGTTCGACGCCTGCGATAATAACTTAATTGATTTATAGATCTAACATCTACGTCTAACCGATATTTGGACGGTGCCGTTTTCGGCAATATTGTATATGCAAAGTGTGGGGGTTGGCCGATGAGCTAAAAACCGGTGAGCAGAATCggtttttaatttaactttGATATCTTTAGGTCATTAAAGTTTCTTTGTCCCATCGCGACTAATGACAGAATTTGAAAGTCAAACAAAACTCATTTGTTTCGCTCTCTAATTAACAAACAAAGAAGTTCACGCACTACAAGCATATTACAAGTAAATTCGCTAATGAAAATTACATAAGAAAATCCAACAGAAGAAAAATGGTTCCGAGGAAATTAGACGCTTGGCTGactaaaaaaaaaggtaaGAAAATGACATGGTAACAAAAATGACGCACAATTTATTCAAAACagatttttggtttatatttatttaaaaaaaaaaattaaagaaccATCATACGCACActgttataaaataaatattaatacaaGCATGAAGTTGAATCATTTGAAAAGATTTTGAAAGTAGTTTTTGCAAAACATCCAAATTTGCTTGTTTTTACGGCTACAGAAATTTGACCATCAATTTTTATGAATCTGTGTGTTTAAGCgctataattatttttaattctctgcgaaatttatttaaacgtctttttcaatttgaatCACAGCTCAAAGGCACATTTACTCAtaaccaaaaagaaaaaaaaaacattgaacAGTCATACCTGCTGTGATTCCAAGCCAAGTCTTAAATTACCTCACACGACCGTAAAAACTGGGCTAAAAGCAAAAgccacaaaataataataagaagcCGAAAAATTGCATGGCAGATGCCTTGAATAAACCAGCATGCAATGGTATGAAAATCCATGGCTTAGGTGTAAACTGTGTGAATATTTTTCGCTTATTCACgcattttgttattattattattatttaaccCCCCCTacgatttttttttggaaactACACGAAGCCTTTTGCCAAATAAAGtcttaaatgaaaaatgtcaACACATGAGACGATGTTTTTCATGATTATTAAAACGAGCAAGTGAAGTGGGGTATAACTCGGGTGGCACTAGATGGTGTGTAAGCCAACAAAGCGCCACATTTGGTAAGAGACATTCCATTGTTATTGCTGAGGTTGTACCTGTAACTGTAACTGAAACTCTAACTGAAACTGAATCCGAAACTGTAGCTTTAACTGTAACTGAGCCTATAGACTGAACTCAGAAATTGTTGATGTACTTAGTGCAATGATGACGGGCTCGTGCGTAACTTAAACGAGAAATAGAAGCACACGATGGTTAAACGAACTAACTCATACCCCCTAAAAGCGTCAGTTTCAAAAACTGCATTAACTTATTCTTGAAATGAATAtagaatattattttaaacatatattttttccaTGTTGGTCTGTTATATACCACTTTAAATACTTTCTAtacaaaacaaattattaaaaaatggcATGATATAACAGTATCACCATAACCTAACCCATCGTCTTGAGCTGCTTATACACATTTTTCATTCACCTGCTGACAGTTGACAGCATGACATAATTGCGTATTGTTGTTAAAGTTTCGGCTCGGTTTAGTAAAATAGTGCACCACCCCAGTCTTTTGGGACAAGAAGTGTTGGCATTTGGGCTTTAATTAGTGGTCTAATTACCAAGTCAGTGATATATGTGTATGAACTAGTGAAAGCTGCAACAGCTGCTTCATCGAATATTTGTGGGGCAAGTGGCGCGTGTTAAAACCAAACTGGCATGACTTAAAAACACACACCGCCTGCATAGATGAAATTGCTcggattagagtcaagctaaATCAGAGGGTCGACAAATATGGCTAAGACCAACTCAAGCCAACCCGTCGCGTTAGCCACCAAGTGCACTTGTTGCGTCTGAATGCTCAAAATAGCTGAATAACCCAAATCGTTTGCCtcattgcaaataaattatatacaatAAGCACATCATTCGGGATGCGACTTGGGGATGGAACAGGTTGATTGGTTAAATAAAGGAAAGTTGCTATTCCATTGATGTAATGACCGCAATCACGGGGAATTTTTAGCAGGCTTAATCAAATGTGGAATTTTTTTTGTCCCGATTGTTTTCCACGGtggataatttaattaatttttattgctttatATTATTTGAGGAACTGCCAGTTATTAATGGGAATTAAAAGTTGGTGGTCAAGTAactttcataaataaataaaaagaaaaaacggTTCAGTCAGTTTTTATAAAAGAATATTTAAGAAATCATAAATTGCACACATAAATGGAAAAAAGCAATAGAGAAAATAATTTAGTTAAATCATATCTGACGAATAAGACTATTAGCTAAAACTGCTGgaaatatgaaattaattaacaactTAATTGAAATAGCCATAAGCTAAAACATTGAATCATCACATTACCAACAGAAATTCAAAGAGTTAAACTGAGCAGGAAAATCACATCAAGGTGTTGTGGCAACTTTCAATTACATTTTCCGTTTTCCGATGAATTGGACACGCTACACAGAAAAATAGAGCAAAATTGTTGCTCCGCATAAACCAATTTAGCTCAAAAATGTACCAATATTTCGCCATCGATGTCAAACTGTcagaaaataaaatgcatgcTAAAGTAGAACAAATGTGATACAGAGATCAAGTTGAACATTATAGTTTTCGCGATTGTGGATTGTGAATTCGATACTGATACTCATTGATTAGCTGCTCGACTATGTGTTTGACTATATACGAGTATGGCGGTTGGTAATTAATCTCTTAGTCACTAATTTGCAGAGTATCCAATTTGTCAACCGCAAAAGCCAAGGCTAACTTCCAGTTAGCGGGTGATAATTTATGGCCGCTTTTACTCAATTTTTCGTTTAGCTCTCGGCGGGATCTGCATTAACCCAATTAAGGTTGAATCAAAACTTGGCTGACCTCTTTCACTGACCTCAGGTTAACTGAATATCTTTGTGTTTTCGTGGAAGAAACGCCACCatgtaattaataaaatagtttTGGAATGAAGTGATTATCGTGCTGTAAAGTTACCAACATTTACAATAATTACAATACAATAATTAACCACAATTAAAACTGGCCAGTGGGCAACGCATATTTATCAACTAATTGATGAAGTTGAAGGTTGCTACCCGGATAAGCTAATTATTATGTACGGATTACTGGATTAGCCGAGCTGTTTTTTGCACTGGCGCATGTTTAGCCACCCATTCAAGTTCTAAAATAGTCGAATTGGTTGTTTGGCAATAAACCAACATGCAAACACGATTGTTAACACCTTAAAAAAAACACTGCTATACCAGCTAAGCCTCCAAATTAAGCCAATTAATTTGGCTAGTTGAGACAACAATCGCTTGGCatgagccaaaaaaaaaaaaagaaaaacagccAAAGATTTCGATATTTGGCAACACAAAGAACGCAAAAACCTACCAAAAATGGGTAGGTTTAAAATGCTATATAAACTGCACCTGAATGCTAgagcaattaattaaagtgCTACACAAAgtcggcaaaaaaaaatgttgtcaAATTTTTGAGAACCACTATTTTTGGTCTGTCTGTGAGTCAGCTCAAATTCCATCGTTTTCCATTGTCTGCGGGAGTTTTTCACAGGGCAAAAGTGCACAGGGTTAAAGATTTAGTTTGCTTGGTCATTTCGTGATGGTCATTGAAATTCGCCTTGACCGTTTTGGGTCAGAGGTCACAGAGCACTTGTGGTTCTCGTACTTAAGCCCGATAACAGTCTTCAAATTGATTAGTGAGGGAATCCCCGAAGCAATGGGGCATTCATAGCTTCCTGCTTTAACCATGACTAGATATATTCAGCAGCTTAATCGTATGTCCAAATTCTCTAGATGGCTCTAATAAATgcgttttaattaattaattatgctaggtatttatatatttatgaatgGAGCTTAAATGGCGGTTACCAGAatcttttcaaaaaatatcttatatttaattaatgacTAAGAACGAACCAGACAACTAATTGGTTGCTGTTAAAATCAAGTTTTTAAATTCTGCTTACATCtcctaattaattaatttattataattccgCTTTTATTGATTCTAAGGAATCCCAAGGGAAATCATCATGCAATTTAGTTTCCTTGTTAAAGAGTAGTTCCCTTTCCTCTTGGTAATAAACAACCATCAGtgtttagcttttgtttgaaCACGCTCGTATAAATTCGTGCCGTTGATTATGACATTCAATGCCTTCCAACTGGAACCATATTAGTTATAGATTTTTTTCATTGGTCAGCCCAACCCAGCAGGGCCTCCAAAAGATAGTCAAAAACGTGACTAACGACGCTCTAATTAACAAGATTTACTTTTTAAcgtcgttttttgtttttgttaccCGATTTGCACTGGTTTCAATCAACACAAAACAACGAACCACAAAGCCAACTAATTCTAGTAGTTAACGATTAATTCTGTCTGTGGGTCGGGATTAATTGCCTTTTAGTAATCGCCGTGGCGACGGGGCCTCGTCTTGTTCTCTATGCTTTTTGATTCCAACAACCTCAGCACCCAATTTCCGCCTTCTATGATAGCATTTAGTCGTGTTCTTTGCGAACAAGCAGCCACAAATCATCAAATCATTATTTTTTAAACCGCAGTTCTAATTTACTCGTGGAGGGTATTGCATTTGTAATAGAATGGTTCATAAGTAGATATGAATCTACTGCGAATTAATAACATAAGATTTAAGAAGATGGAAATAAGAAATTAAGATTCTGATtcacaaaatatttcaattgttTGAATAATAAGTTCTGTACAAAGTTTGGAGGATCATCTGATCTGAGTCACAGTTTCTTTATATTAAGTATATTAAGTTATATTACCAACTAAGAAACTTTGTAACAACTCAAGGCTCATAAAGAATTCCATATTTTGTGGTCAAGCATTTCTTCAGATATGAATTCTGTAAAAATAATAGACACGATAGACTTTAAATGGTAAAAGAGCATTTAGAATTCAACCTATAAAAACCAGTTTTTTTCTTCTGGTAATTCTCTGGTGCAGATAAATTAATCTGAGGAATCGATGGCGGATCTATAGAGATCTGCGACTCGCGGTCCACATTTAGCAGCCATCGACAGCTGTGCGACCTTGCCGATCGATTTCTTGCCACAGATCGAATCGATCAGATCGCTCGATTTCTGTATAGCGCCGCAAATCGATTGGAACCGTGGCCATAGGCCAAAATACACCAAATTGAAGTTGTGCAGTCTctgttgtttaatttatgcaatGTTACCGTTTTTCCATTTCTGGCTTTTATGAGTTTTGCCAGCGACTTTTGTTGGCTGGCTATAgtgaattatatttaaatttgtttcgcCTGGCTTGGCTGAGCTTCGAGTGATAACAATCGGATTCGAGCCATTTGCTGCCGTAGCTTTTACTTTGATGCATGCACaaataaattacttttaatttgcGTAATCATTTTTCAATGGCAAACATTGGTTACACATACATAGATGCATATATCTGCATTGTTTTAAAGAAGTTCATTACACAAATGAGGCCAGAACCTCTTAACCAAAGCGATTGTTTTCGAGAAAGCCATCATAAATAACTTTGAATCTAGCGATTGTCGCGATTGTCGCCGGGTCAGTTCAAAACGCCACTCGAATCGTGCTCCAGCTCCATACGCCCCGTGGACCCCAGTGGGagtttggcttttatttttctaaacAGACCGAGACGGTCAAGCGTTTGGGTCACCAAAAACCGGAGGCAATGGGTTTGTCGCTGGAGTGTGTGAGAGACAAATTTATTGCTTCCATTTCGGGCAGCCTTGGGCTGACAAACttagatacatatataaatatatatatatattaagaaGTACGAATTAGTCAGTTATTAATTTCGTCCTTGCACTTCCACTAAATATGTAACAGGTATAGTCAATAAAATgaacttgtttatttttattttggaatGACCATAAAAACAGATATAATCGTCAAAGATTACTTTGAACCGGATACAAGCAAATTGTTTAACGCATTTCACAAAATcgtaaaacaacaataaatatcTGTATCCAAAGTGTTCTTATTTATGTTTCACCCGTTGGTGAGCTTAAAAACCTGTCGATTAGCATAATCTATAGAATTAGGTTCGAACCAATCGACAAATGGCAAGGCAATAAAAGTAACGCCAGTAAACGGAAATGCCCACTTAcatttcccattcccattcgaGGAAACACATTTGTGAATGAGGAAGCACTTTGCAGACGTTTTCGTTGCCAACCTGGCCGTGAAATGTAAATCTTATAATGAGATGCAACTGACCGATGGAGTGGGCGGAATGAGTGTGCAAATGTTGTTAACTAAATGCAGGCAGAAAGTGTAACaatcattttccatttccatacAATTAACGGCCGGCCAATGATAACAATTACTCCGCCAAAGATTTCCATGGATCGCTGCTCGAATGCTACAGTGAAGTGAAGGTGAATGTGAAGATCATTTCcctatttcattttttttaggAAAGGGATCAAactctttatttatatttgtaataTTCCAACACTCTTAAGGTATGATCCTTAAAAAACATTCCTAATTAATTTCATCCTTGTACTCacagaaataacaaaaaatttgtAAGATGacttaaatagtttttttgAATATCCAGTGGTAGTTAATAGTTTAAAATGCCAGATTTTTGCTTGGTAATTGGCAACGCAGTACTGCAAACCTCTCGGTTGACAACTTGGTCAACGATTTTGACTTTGATGAGAACGCAATTTGATTTGATGGACACACTGAGACGCAGACGGGTGTGTTTTTCCATGTTTATTTAATGGGTGGTTaatttgatgtttttttttttgttccaaGCTGGCCGCAAATGCCAGTGCCAGATTGCGACATTTGCAAACGTACCCGCGATAGCCGCCGATTGAAGGAATGGAAGGAAAACCCATTCACTTTTCTGTTTCTGTCGCAATTGTTGTCGCCGACGAGCGGAAAACGTGGAAAATaactaaataaactaaacgAAAAAGTGTACATTTTGGCATAATATTATAACGAATTGTAAAAGCAATTCCGCTGATCAGTAGTGCAGTTTCGCCGCAAGCGGATGTTTGTTCTGGCCATAAAGTTAAATTCGATCGGTGGTGCGTTGCCTTTGATATATGAATTAGACAAGTTCTCAGCCATTTAATGGAATGCAGCATAAAGGTCGGCCAAGTTAAGGAAACAATGGATATAAATAGACATTAACCAGTGTGGGCAGTGGCAACGATTTCAATTGGGGTGTGAACTGCTACGAATTACTCACGTTTGGTGTGGCTAAAATAAAGGTAACATTTTGCCAGCTTGCTTTTTCGGAGCAGAACTAAATTGGGAATAAGCAAGAGGAAATTCTTGGTCTTCATTCAATAATAAACTATACTACAATGTGATTGAAGTGAAGTGTAAGTAATAAATGACTAAATCTAGGTTTACAACTCAGCAGGCAACTGAATTTCCACAAATTCGCGAGATACTTAGCaaatttttattacaattaCCAATCAAAGATCGCTAGAGAGCCAATCCAcataaaaaaaacagaagtAGCAATTTAGTTCGCACTTTAGTTGGCTAATATTTGGACCACCCGAAATTGTGCGATTGGTTTATTGCATTTTACGGCCTCTATAATTTGTCTTCTGGCCAAAAATGTAAGTGAAGGCAAATTTGAGGCCTTGCgcctttgtgttttgtttctgtttctgttttgctTAAATCGGACAGCCAGCAATTTGAGCTTGACTTCTTGGACCCGTGGCTCGTGTAATGCCCGCTTTACAGATGTGGAGTTTATAGTTTTAGTTTATGGCTTACATGGACGACTTTACAATTTGGACCATAAATAGCCGCGGGCGCGAGTGGTATCGTTTTGGCCATTATAATTTGGAGTCGCGGGCTAAGCTGAGTGGCACAATAATCGAATCGCGGGATCCGCCGATCCAGCCAAATCAGCAAGCGTCGTGCACAATCCACTGGCCTCCGGCTCACtcagctgatgatgatgatgatgaggcgATGGCCACAAGCATTTCCAAAACAACAGCGAAAAATTAGAAATGGGTGGCCAAAGGAGCGGTAAATGGAAATGGTCGTCGAGCCGgtgacaaaattaaaattcattcaCGCTCAAGTAAATATTTACgcaataaatttgcatttaattgcatttgagCGATGCATACCGGGGGGCAGCCGCAGAACGCTGGccgaaatcaaatcaaatcaaattagaAAACAATCCACCAACAGCAGGAACAACACTCCAAAATGATTCCATCGCCACCTGCCACCTGCTCCCCCGCAGAACCGAGTGACCAAAACAATTCGCTCGTCGTATCGAAATCTAATCAAATTATGCGCCAGAAATGTCAAAAAAGCGTGAAATGTTTGGCTCCGGGCCGAGTGAATTAACCCAAAACAGGTGAGTACTCCACGTCTGGTCCACCTGGCAGCCACCGTACCCATTAGCTGTCCCCATCCCCGCCAGAAATCGCATCAAAATTGCACAAAATAAGAAGCGCTCAACAAATCATTTGCaaattttatgcaaaatacATGCAAAAGTGCTTGGCAAATATGGCCTGATcagtatctgtatccgtatctgtatctgtatacTCCGCATCTCACTGATTCTGACCACAAACATTTTTGGAGCGATTCTCTTGAATTGAACTAGAATTTCAGTGggtgacgatgatgatgaggaggAGGCTCGGGCCAAAACAGCGACTGTGACTGCGgctaaaatgtttttatgcGGTTCGCTTAATGTGTTTTGGCCATAAACCAACTGACAACTGGGCAAAACAGCTAACAACCCACGGTGTTTCCACCAATGTGCGAAATTCGGCGCAGAGTGCCATCCAAATGACAACGATAACAAGTCGAATCCCCTGCGGGGTCAGCGCGGAAATATCCCGACCATTCTCCACATCCCCCCATCTCCCATCAGGAATCATTCTCAAACTTTTGTTGCCCgcgtttatttgttttcgcGGCTGCCTAATTGCATTTCAACATTCTGCCGCACTCCCATATTTATATTGTAATTGAAAAAGCATTGCGGGTGTGCCGCCGTTGACCATGACAAGTTTATTTAGGATAGGCACTTCCTCCAACTCTCCCCTCCTAACTCAGCTTTAGTTCGCATTGCGTGCTTTTTGCCTTCTTGTTGAATGGAATCAACAATTATATTAGCCAGCCTGGGAAACTTTTTGCATGCGGCGATGT is part of the Drosophila sechellia strain sech25 chromosome 3R, ASM438219v1, whole genome shotgun sequence genome and encodes:
- the LOC6613744 gene encoding uncharacterized protein LOC6613744, with product MHGSSQLTLTLALAFMLICLGCNHALAQDELFRCSVQYKCSDVKELVWAMADERCHVFHNNCLLKVEQCARKNSGKSELIETTREICKPSCTKDCPDIFDPVCAQIFQEEYLTFSNDCEMRNYICTNERPYSFISVGECVEQPVG